One Glycine soja cultivar W05 chromosome 2, ASM419377v2, whole genome shotgun sequence genomic region harbors:
- the LOC114391500 gene encoding L-aminoadipate-semialdehyde dehydrogenase-phosphopantetheinyl transferase-like isoform X1, whose amino-acid sequence MKEGVRRWVVDISKWDPHPSHFSFALSLLPFHEHSSVTRFVKMEDRKRALVSRMLQYVLVHDVLQIPFPDIVIKRTLEGKPYLDYDKFDLRFPNFNFNVSHHGDYVAIASEPVCLVGVDIVSYDVPQGETTTEFIQFFSSYFSSLEWDNIVNSGTLNDVLTEFYRHWSLKEAYVKAIGSGLTGGLNKVEFSHTRWTNISAKVDGKTMTEWRFWLLELGDRHCVSIARVHPISATTSYKTTLKKVDFTEEEYTLGLHLPNVGIVKLDVEQLISILQKAFDF is encoded by the exons ATGAAAGAAGGCGTGAGGAGATGGGTAGTGGACATATCAAAGTGGGACCCACACCCCTCTCACTTCTCCTTCGCTCTCTCCCTCCTTCCTTTCCACGAGCACTCCTCGGTTACCAG GTTTGTTAAAATGGAAGATAGGAAACGTGCACTTGTTAGCCGCATGCTTCAGTATGTTCTTGTCCATGATGTGTTGCAAATTCCATTTCCTGACATTGTCATAAAACGAACTTTGGAAGGCAAACCCTATTTG GATTATGATAAATTTGATCTTAGATtcccaaattttaatttcaatgtatCTCATCATGGTGACTATGTGGCCATAGCATCTGAACCTGTATGTCTTGTTGGGGTAGACATTGTCTCCTATGATGTTCCACAGGGAGAAACAACTACAGAATTCATTCAATTCTTCTCATCATACTTTTCAAGTCTGGAATGGGATAACATAGTCAATTCAGGCACTTTGAATGATGTATTGACGGAATTTTACAG GCATTGGAGCCTTAAAGAAGCATATGTTAAAGCTATAGGGAGTGGACTTACTGGAGGGCTGAATAAAGTGGAATTTTCTCACACAAGATGGACAAATATATCAGCTAAAGTGGATGGGAAGACCATGACAGAGTGGAGATTTTGGTTGTTAGAACTCGGGGATAGACATTGT GTTTCAATTGCGAGAGTTCACCCAATATCAGCTACTACTAGTTACAAAACAACATTGAAGAAAGTGGACTTTACTGAAGAGGAATATACTCTAGGTCTTCATCTTCCAAACGTAGGCATTGTTAAACTAGATGTAGAACAActtatttcaattttacaaaaagcatttgatttttAG
- the LOC114391500 gene encoding L-aminoadipate-semialdehyde dehydrogenase-phosphopantetheinyl transferase-like isoform X3 has protein sequence MGSGHIKVGPTPLSLLLRSLPPSFPRALLGYQDYDKFDLRFPNFNFNVSHHGDYVAIASEPVCLVGVDIVSYDVPQGETTTEFIQFFSSYFSSLEWDNIVNSGTLNDVLTEFYRHWSLKEAYVKAIGSGLTGGLNKVEFSHTRWTNISAKVDGKTMTEWRFWLLELGDRHCVSIARVHPISATTSYKTTLKKVDFTEEEYTLGLHLPNVGIVKLDVEQLISILQKAFDF, from the exons ATGGGTAGTGGACATATCAAAGTGGGACCCACACCCCTCTCACTTCTCCTTCGCTCTCTCCCTCCTTCCTTTCCACGAGCACTCCTCGGTTACCAG GATTATGATAAATTTGATCTTAGATtcccaaattttaatttcaatgtatCTCATCATGGTGACTATGTGGCCATAGCATCTGAACCTGTATGTCTTGTTGGGGTAGACATTGTCTCCTATGATGTTCCACAGGGAGAAACAACTACAGAATTCATTCAATTCTTCTCATCATACTTTTCAAGTCTGGAATGGGATAACATAGTCAATTCAGGCACTTTGAATGATGTATTGACGGAATTTTACAG GCATTGGAGCCTTAAAGAAGCATATGTTAAAGCTATAGGGAGTGGACTTACTGGAGGGCTGAATAAAGTGGAATTTTCTCACACAAGATGGACAAATATATCAGCTAAAGTGGATGGGAAGACCATGACAGAGTGGAGATTTTGGTTGTTAGAACTCGGGGATAGACATTGT GTTTCAATTGCGAGAGTTCACCCAATATCAGCTACTACTAGTTACAAAACAACATTGAAGAAAGTGGACTTTACTGAAGAGGAATATACTCTAGGTCTTCATCTTCCAAACGTAGGCATTGTTAAACTAGATGTAGAACAActtatttcaattttacaaaaagcatttgatttttAG
- the LOC114391500 gene encoding L-aminoadipate-semialdehyde dehydrogenase-phosphopantetheinyl transferase-like isoform X2: MFVKMEDRKRALVSRMLQYVLVHDVLQIPFPDIVIKRTLEGKPYLDYDKFDLRFPNFNFNVSHHGDYVAIASEPVCLVGVDIVSYDVPQGETTTEFIQFFSSYFSSLEWDNIVNSGTLNDVLTEFYRHWSLKEAYVKAIGSGLTGGLNKVEFSHTRWTNISAKVDGKTMTEWRFWLLELGDRHCVSIARVHPISATTSYKTTLKKVDFTEEEYTLGLHLPNVGIVKLDVEQLISILQKAFDF, translated from the exons AT GTTTGTTAAAATGGAAGATAGGAAACGTGCACTTGTTAGCCGCATGCTTCAGTATGTTCTTGTCCATGATGTGTTGCAAATTCCATTTCCTGACATTGTCATAAAACGAACTTTGGAAGGCAAACCCTATTTG GATTATGATAAATTTGATCTTAGATtcccaaattttaatttcaatgtatCTCATCATGGTGACTATGTGGCCATAGCATCTGAACCTGTATGTCTTGTTGGGGTAGACATTGTCTCCTATGATGTTCCACAGGGAGAAACAACTACAGAATTCATTCAATTCTTCTCATCATACTTTTCAAGTCTGGAATGGGATAACATAGTCAATTCAGGCACTTTGAATGATGTATTGACGGAATTTTACAG GCATTGGAGCCTTAAAGAAGCATATGTTAAAGCTATAGGGAGTGGACTTACTGGAGGGCTGAATAAAGTGGAATTTTCTCACACAAGATGGACAAATATATCAGCTAAAGTGGATGGGAAGACCATGACAGAGTGGAGATTTTGGTTGTTAGAACTCGGGGATAGACATTGT GTTTCAATTGCGAGAGTTCACCCAATATCAGCTACTACTAGTTACAAAACAACATTGAAGAAAGTGGACTTTACTGAAGAGGAATATACTCTAGGTCTTCATCTTCCAAACGTAGGCATTGTTAAACTAGATGTAGAACAActtatttcaattttacaaaaagcatttgatttttAG
- the LOC114391500 gene encoding L-aminoadipate-semialdehyde dehydrogenase-phosphopantetheinyl transferase-like isoform X4: MKEGVRRWVVDISKWDPHPSHFSFALSLLPFHEHSSVTRFVKMEDRKRALVSRMLQYVLVHDVLQIPFPDIVIKRTLEGKPYLDYDKFDLRFPNFNFNVSHHGDYVAIASEPVCLVGVDIVSYDVPQGETTTEFIQFFSSYFSSLEWDNIVNSGTLNDVLTEFYRNQCWDVRGAEALGNLHQWAKKKQYNSGIGALKKHMLKL, encoded by the exons ATGAAAGAAGGCGTGAGGAGATGGGTAGTGGACATATCAAAGTGGGACCCACACCCCTCTCACTTCTCCTTCGCTCTCTCCCTCCTTCCTTTCCACGAGCACTCCTCGGTTACCAG GTTTGTTAAAATGGAAGATAGGAAACGTGCACTTGTTAGCCGCATGCTTCAGTATGTTCTTGTCCATGATGTGTTGCAAATTCCATTTCCTGACATTGTCATAAAACGAACTTTGGAAGGCAAACCCTATTTG GATTATGATAAATTTGATCTTAGATtcccaaattttaatttcaatgtatCTCATCATGGTGACTATGTGGCCATAGCATCTGAACCTGTATGTCTTGTTGGGGTAGACATTGTCTCCTATGATGTTCCACAGGGAGAAACAACTACAGAATTCATTCAATTCTTCTCATCATACTTTTCAAGTCTGGAATGGGATAACATAGTCAATTCAGGCACTTTGAATGATGTATTGACGGAATTTTACAG AAACCAATGTTGGGACGTGAGGGGAGCTGAAGCATTGGGAAATCTCCATCAATGGGCCAAGAAAAAACAATACAACTCAG GCATTGGAGCCTTAAAGAAGCATATGTTAAAGCTATAG